A window of the Flavobacterium sangjuense genome harbors these coding sequences:
- a CDS encoding YifB family Mg chelatase-like AAA ATPase, whose protein sequence is MLVKVFGSAVFGVEATTITVEVNIDKGVGYHLVGLPDNAIKESSYRIAAALKNNGYYLPGKKITINMAPADLRKEGSAYDLTLAIGILAASGQIKTDEVDKYLIMGELSLDGGLQPIKGSLSIAIKAKAEGFKGFFLPIQNVKEAAIVAGLDVYGVENVLQVIDFFEGNGTLEPTIIDTSEEFNKTLDFPEFDFSDVKGQESIKRCMEIAAAGGHNIILIGPPGSGKTMLAKRLPSILPPMTMHEALETTKIHSVAGKVKDTGLLNQRPFRSPHHTASSVSLVGGGSYPQPGEISLAHNGVLFLDELPEFKREVLEVMRQPLEDREVTISRAKFTITYPSSFMLVASMNPSPSGYFNDSDSPVSSSAAEMQRYLSKISGPLLDRIDIHIEVTPVPFDKLTETRKGESSFEIRKRVTAAREIQSKRFDVFENIHYNAQMGTKQIREFCVLDENSLQLLKTAMERLNLSARAFDRILKVSRTIADLEDSEIVNSNHIAEAIQYRSLDRDGWLG, encoded by the coding sequence ATGTTAGTAAAAGTTTTTGGAAGTGCCGTTTTTGGAGTGGAAGCAACGACAATTACTGTAGAAGTAAATATCGATAAAGGGGTTGGTTATCATCTGGTTGGCTTGCCCGACAATGCTATTAAGGAAAGTAGTTACCGAATTGCGGCCGCGTTGAAAAATAATGGTTACTATTTACCGGGAAAGAAAATCACAATAAACATGGCGCCGGCCGATTTGCGTAAAGAAGGTTCAGCTTATGATTTGACTTTAGCAATCGGAATTTTGGCAGCTTCAGGACAAATAAAAACCGATGAAGTTGACAAGTATTTAATCATGGGCGAATTGTCGCTCGATGGTGGTTTGCAACCTATAAAAGGCTCACTTTCCATAGCTATCAAAGCCAAAGCTGAAGGTTTTAAAGGGTTTTTTCTTCCGATTCAAAATGTAAAAGAAGCTGCGATAGTTGCAGGTTTGGATGTTTATGGTGTTGAAAATGTATTGCAGGTCATTGATTTCTTTGAAGGAAATGGAACATTAGAGCCTACGATAATAGATACAAGCGAAGAGTTTAATAAAACGTTAGATTTTCCGGAATTCGATTTTTCGGATGTGAAAGGTCAGGAAAGTATTAAACGCTGCATGGAAATTGCCGCTGCAGGTGGGCATAATATAATTTTGATTGGTCCACCAGGTTCCGGAAAAACGATGTTAGCCAAACGATTGCCGAGTATTTTGCCACCAATGACAATGCACGAAGCTTTAGAAACTACCAAAATTCACAGCGTTGCCGGAAAAGTAAAAGACACTGGATTGCTGAATCAGCGACCTTTTAGAAGTCCGCATCACACGGCTTCTTCCGTTTCCTTAGTTGGCGGCGGAAGCTATCCGCAACCAGGAGAAATTTCATTGGCACACAATGGCGTTTTGTTTTTGGATGAATTACCCGAGTTTAAACGGGAAGTTCTCGAGGTAATGCGCCAACCTTTAGAAGACAGAGAAGTGACAATTTCGAGAGCCAAATTCACAATTACGTATCCATCATCTTTTATGTTGGTGGCGAGTATGAATCCGAGTCCGAGTGGTTATTTTAATGATAGCGATTCGCCAGTCAGTTCTTCGGCAGCTGAAATGCAACGCTATTTAAGCAAAATTTCCGGACCATTGTTAGACCGAATTGACATTCATATCGAAGTTACACCGGTTCCTTTTGACAAACTTACCGAAACCCGAAAAGGTGAAAGCAGCTTTGAGATAAGAAAGCGGGTAACAGCCGCTAGGGAAATACAGTCAAAACGTTTTGATGTATTTGAAAACATCCATTACAATGCGCAAATGGGTACCAAGCAAATTCGCGAGTTTTGTGTTTTGGATGAAAATTCATTACAACTTTTAAAAACCGCAATGGAGCGTTTAAATCTTTCAGCAAGAGCTTTTGACAGAATCCTGAAAGTGTCGAGAACAATTGCCGATTTGGAAGATTCAGAAATTGTAAATTCCAATCACATTGCAGAAGCTATTCAGTATCGAAGTTTGGATAGAGATGGTTGGCTGGGTTAA
- a CDS encoding hydroxymethylglutaryl-CoA synthase family protein gives MKAGIDSIAFDIPQLYLPITTLAENRNIEADKLIKGLGLHKMSFPDVHQDVVTMASNAALKLIQQENLNPAEINRIYVGTESGVDSSKPVGSYVLSNLEMIFGEASFRNCDVVDLTFACIGAIDALQNCVDYIQLNPTKKAIVIASDNAKYDLNSTGEYTQGAGSIAMLITSNPRILSFSNEVGVSTQGVFDFFKPRRYFTKEEALQLENNPEWNGILENEISIYKEQPVFDGQYSNQCYINRITEAYEHYKSESKQTGKAYENWANILMHLPYCFQGRRTFIEIFAKENPELLEAQIGETSKDKLKALAKSPEYLALVNEKILPSEIASGQVGNIYTGSIFLGLLSTLCYHFQQKSDLTNAKFGFVAYGSGSKSKVFEAEVVSEWQKQIAKATLFETLENCTAIDFTTYEKLHKKELKQAVISPKNEFYLDSIEKENPMLVGARYYKFA, from the coding sequence ATGAAAGCAGGAATTGATAGTATCGCATTCGATATTCCACAATTATATTTACCCATAACCACTTTAGCAGAAAACCGTAACATTGAAGCTGACAAACTTATCAAAGGTTTGGGTTTGCACAAAATGAGTTTCCCCGATGTGCATCAGGATGTGGTGACGATGGCTTCGAATGCGGCACTGAAACTTATCCAACAGGAAAATTTAAATCCGGCTGAAATCAACAGAATATATGTGGGAACAGAAAGTGGTGTCGATAGTTCTAAGCCTGTTGGTTCTTATGTTTTGTCCAATTTGGAAATGATTTTTGGTGAAGCAAGTTTCAGAAATTGTGATGTAGTCGATTTGACTTTTGCCTGCATTGGTGCAATTGATGCCTTGCAAAATTGTGTGGATTATATTCAGTTAAATCCAACAAAAAAAGCCATTGTAATTGCATCAGATAACGCCAAATACGATTTAAATTCGACTGGTGAATACACACAAGGTGCAGGTTCTATTGCGATGTTGATTACTTCCAATCCAAGAATTCTAAGTTTTTCAAACGAAGTTGGCGTTTCAACTCAAGGCGTTTTTGATTTCTTCAAACCAAGACGTTATTTCACCAAAGAAGAAGCCTTACAACTCGAAAATAATCCGGAATGGAATGGCATTTTAGAAAACGAAATTTCCATTTACAAAGAGCAGCCTGTTTTTGACGGACAGTATTCCAATCAGTGTTACATCAACCGAATTACCGAAGCATATGAACATTACAAATCAGAAAGCAAACAAACAGGGAAAGCCTATGAAAACTGGGCAAACATACTAATGCATCTTCCCTATTGCTTTCAGGGTCGACGAACTTTTATAGAGATTTTTGCCAAAGAAAACCCGGAACTTTTAGAAGCACAAATTGGTGAAACTAGCAAAGACAAACTCAAAGCGTTAGCCAAAAGCCCTGAATATTTAGCGCTTGTGAATGAAAAAATTCTTCCTTCTGAAATCGCTTCGGGACAAGTTGGGAACATTTATACCGGTTCTATTTTCTTAGGATTATTATCGACTTTATGTTATCATTTCCAACAAAAATCAGATTTAACCAATGCTAAATTTGGTTTCGTTGCTTATGGAAGCGGTTCCAAATCGAAAGTGTTTGAAGCCGAAGTTGTATCGGAATGGCAAAAGCAAATCGCAAAAGCAACTTTGTTTGAAACATTGGAAAACTGCACTGCCATTGATTTTACAACTTATGAAAAACTTCATAAAAAGGAATTAAAGCAAGCGGTCATTAGTCCGAAAAATGAGTTTTATTTGGATAGCATTGAAAAAGAAAATCCGATGTTGGTTGGTGCGAGGTATTATAAATTCGCTTAA
- the ypfJ gene encoding KPN_02809 family neutral zinc metallopeptidase, protein MKWLKQDSGNFEDRRGMSGGGKALLGGGAIGIIVLLLNMFGGETGQTIGNIIEQTQGTQTEEQTQTRELTAEEKELGDFSESVFVYNTKTWTTIFDENNMTFEEPGMVIFDDGVETACGSATSASGPFYCPGDKKIYMDLRFFEELKSRFGAQGGDFAIAYVIAHEMGHHIQKLMGTSDKVRQLQSERSETEANKLSVCLELQADFYAGVWAHYNKELLEAGDIEEALSAANAVGDDAIQSKMQGHVNQESFTHGSSKQRIEWFKKGYNSGDIRQGDTFSALLD, encoded by the coding sequence ATGAAATGGTTAAAACAGGATAGCGGAAATTTTGAAGACCGTAGAGGAATGTCAGGTGGAGGAAAAGCCCTTCTTGGCGGCGGTGCAATTGGTATTATAGTTTTACTACTTAACATGTTTGGCGGTGAAACCGGTCAAACAATTGGTAATATTATCGAACAAACACAGGGAACACAAACGGAAGAGCAAACACAAACCAGGGAATTAACTGCCGAGGAAAAGGAATTAGGTGATTTCTCAGAATCGGTATTTGTGTATAATACCAAAACCTGGACGACCATTTTTGACGAAAACAATATGACTTTTGAAGAACCCGGAATGGTAATTTTTGATGATGGCGTGGAAACAGCATGTGGCAGCGCAACTTCTGCATCTGGTCCGTTTTATTGTCCCGGAGATAAAAAAATCTATATGGACTTACGCTTTTTTGAAGAATTGAAATCACGTTTTGGCGCTCAAGGTGGCGACTTTGCCATTGCTTATGTTATTGCCCATGAAATGGGTCATCATATTCAAAAACTGATGGGAACTTCAGATAAGGTTCGACAGTTACAGTCAGAGAGAAGTGAAACTGAAGCGAATAAGCTTTCTGTTTGCCTGGAGCTTCAGGCTGATTTTTATGCCGGAGTTTGGGCACATTACAACAAGGAACTTTTAGAAGCAGGCGATATTGAAGAAGCACTGAGTGCCGCCAATGCGGTTGGCGATGATGCTATTCAAAGTAAAATGCAAGGTCACGTGAATCAAGAATCGTTTACACATGGTTCATCAAAGCAGCGTATTGAATGGTTCAAAAAAGGATACAACTCTGGCGACATCAGACAAGGCGATACGTTTTCGGCTCTTTTGGATTAA